One window of the Thermodesulfobacteriota bacterium genome contains the following:
- the radA gene encoding DNA repair protein RadA: MAKARSVYNCQSCGHSSHKWLGRCPECNSWNTFVEERVFQDGKRRGLAAVGSGAVPSPISSLSSAEEDRLSTGVGELDRVLGGGMVLGSATLIGGDPGIGKSTLLLQAMAGVVAGGRKVLYVSGEESPRQIRLRAGRLGISSENLLVWSETGVERVMETVKATAPAVVVIDSVQTLFTEALESSPGSVSQVREVSFRLIATCKALDIPLFLVGHVTKDGSIAGPRVLEHMVDTVLYFEGDASHVYRVLRAVKNRYGSVMEIGVFEMCEEGLREVLNPSEVFLAERPVGASGSCVVSSLEGTRTILVEVQALVSPALFGVPRRTVVGVDYNRVLLLAAVLEKKAGITLANHDIFLKVAGGIRLDEPSIDLGVVVSLTSNFLDKAVDQRAVVFGEVGLAGEVRAIMHVLPRIKEAEKLGFTKCVLPRGNLKGLGKAGTMELIGVSTVKEAIDALFE; encoded by the coding sequence TTGGCAAAGGCCAGGTCAGTCTATAACTGCCAGTCCTGCGGCCACTCGTCCCACAAATGGCTGGGCAGGTGTCCGGAGTGCAACTCCTGGAATACGTTCGTCGAGGAGAGGGTATTCCAGGACGGGAAGAGGCGGGGGCTTGCGGCCGTCGGCAGCGGGGCCGTCCCGAGCCCCATATCCTCCCTGTCCTCGGCCGAGGAGGACAGGCTCTCCACCGGAGTGGGAGAGCTCGACAGGGTGCTCGGCGGCGGGATGGTCCTGGGCTCCGCGACACTCATAGGGGGGGACCCGGGGATAGGGAAGTCCACACTGCTTTTGCAGGCCATGGCCGGGGTTGTCGCCGGGGGCCGTAAGGTGCTCTACGTGTCCGGGGAGGAGTCGCCGCGCCAGATAAGGCTCAGGGCCGGGCGTCTCGGCATATCCTCGGAAAACCTCCTTGTCTGGTCGGAAACGGGTGTAGAGCGGGTCATGGAGACCGTAAAGGCTACCGCTCCCGCCGTGGTCGTCATAGATTCGGTGCAGACGCTCTTTACCGAGGCCCTTGAGTCCTCGCCGGGCAGCGTGAGCCAGGTACGCGAGGTCTCGTTCAGGCTTATAGCGACCTGCAAGGCCCTCGATATACCGCTCTTTCTGGTAGGGCATGTCACCAAGGACGGCTCCATTGCCGGCCCCCGGGTCCTGGAGCACATGGTCGATACGGTGCTCTACTTCGAGGGGGACGCCTCGCACGTCTACAGGGTCTTGAGGGCGGTTAAGAACCGCTACGGCTCGGTCATGGAGATAGGGGTGTTCGAGATGTGCGAGGAGGGGCTCCGGGAGGTGCTGAACCCCTCGGAGGTCTTCCTTGCCGAGAGGCCGGTAGGGGCCTCGGGCAGCTGCGTGGTATCGAGCCTCGAGGGGACCAGGACCATACTGGTCGAGGTCCAGGCGCTCGTATCTCCCGCGCTTTTCGGGGTGCCGAGGAGGACGGTGGTGGGGGTGGACTACAACAGGGTGCTCCTCCTTGCCGCCGTACTTGAAAAAAAGGCGGGTATAACGCTCGCCAACCATGATATATTCCTTAAGGTAGCGGGCGGCATACGGCTTGACGAGCCCTCGATAGACCTCGGGGTGGTCGTCTCCCTTACCTCCAACTTCCTCGACAAGGCCGTGGACCAGAGGGCCGTCGTGTTCGGTGAGGTGGGGCTTGCCGGTGAGGTAAGGGCTATAATGCACGTTCTGCCGAGGATAAAGGAGGCCGAAAAACTCGGCTTCACAAAGTGCGTACTCCCCAGGGGCAACCTGAAGGGGCTCGGGAAGGCGGGGACCATGGAGCTTATCGGGGTTTCGACCGTAAAAGAGGCGATAGATGCGCTCTTCGAGTAA
- a CDS encoding acylphosphatase yields MKKARAHLLVEGLVQGVFFRARTAETANRHGVTGWVRNNPDGTVEALIEGEEGSVKDVVEWCRKGPQGARVTGMNTRWEEYTGEFDDFSIQYRY; encoded by the coding sequence ATGAAGAAGGCGCGGGCGCACCTCCTGGTGGAGGGTCTGGTGCAGGGGGTGTTTTTCAGGGCCCGCACCGCCGAGACGGCCAACCGCCACGGTGTGACCGGTTGGGTCAGGAACAACCCGGACGGCACGGTCGAGGCGCTCATCGAGGGGGAGGAAGGTTCCGTAAAAGACGTCGTGGAGTGGTGCCGCAAGGGCCCCCAGGGGGCGAGAGTGACGGGCATGAATACGAGATGGGAGGAATACACGGGTGAGTTCGACGACTTTTCCATACAGTACCGCTATTAA
- a CDS encoding HEAT repeat domain-containing protein: protein MSRRKEVLVKSLQDTNERVRAVAAEALERLETRARVADLVKLIETGGKLEKLRGIYAVGSLRGKEITDLLIKAMTDEVEDVRAAAVRVLGTFADSSVLPHLIERLKDESPIVERVAIEALGNYRDPQLLGPLMQMLKSKDAGVVERAIDVVGRSGDKRAEEAMAYFAVKGNLDMRCLAIKSLGVMEG, encoded by the coding sequence ATGAGCAGAAGGAAGGAAGTTCTTGTCAAGAGCCTGCAGGACACCAACGAGCGCGTGCGGGCCGTTGCCGCCGAGGCGTTGGAGAGGCTCGAGACCAGGGCCAGGGTTGCGGACCTGGTAAAACTTATCGAGACCGGCGGCAAGCTCGAAAAGCTCCGGGGCATATACGCGGTCGGTAGCTTGAGGGGCAAGGAGATAACCGATCTCCTTATCAAGGCCATGACCGACGAGGTGGAGGACGTGAGGGCCGCGGCCGTCAGGGTGCTCGGGACCTTCGCCGACAGCAGCGTGCTTCCGCACCTGATAGAGAGGTTGAAGGACGAGAGCCCCATAGTGGAGAGGGTGGCCATAGAGGCGCTCGGGAACTACAGGGACCCGCAGCTTCTGGGGCCGCTCATGCAGATGCTCAAGAGCAAGGACGCCGGGGTCGTGGAGAGGGCCATAGACGTGGTCGGCAGGAGCGGGGACAAGAGGGCCGAGGAGGCCATGGCCTACTTCGCCGTAAAGGGCAATCTGGACATGAGGTGCCTTGCGATAAAGTCCCTCGGTGTAATGGAGGGGTGA
- the trmFO gene encoding methylenetetrahydrofolate--tRNA-(uracil(54)-C(5))-methyltransferase (FADH(2)-oxidizing) TrmFO: MGDVTVIGGGLAGCEAAYRVARLGGKATLYEMKPRRFSPAHKLDGLAELVCSNSLKSVSLENSSGLLKEEMRRLGSIVVEAAEATSVPAGKALAVDREAFSAYITKALTDAGVELRREEVTALPPSRPLVIATGPLTSDGLAAELKGFLGSGNLYFYDAIAPIIYKDSINFDVAFMGSRYGKGGDDYVNCPMTGEEYHSFVEELTGAERVALRAFEKIPFFEGCMPVETMADRGLKTLSFGPMKPVGFTDPRTGRRPAAIVQLRRENSADSLYNMVGFQTRLTHPEQKRVFSLIPGLERASFARLGSIHRNSYIDSPNLLLPTLQLKGEPSVFFAGQLTGVEGYCESAVSGIIAGINAWKLSSGREPVFPPPVTMTGALLRYITEPVAGKGAFQPMNANFGLLSRWGRGEGGKGGEERKKGKEREKGKNGKERKRKAKEEAVERALSGLSAWMDDAGNCK; encoded by the coding sequence ATGGGAGATGTGACCGTAATAGGCGGAGGCCTTGCCGGGTGCGAGGCCGCCTACCGCGTGGCGAGGCTCGGGGGGAAGGCGACCCTCTATGAGATGAAGCCCCGGCGTTTCTCTCCGGCGCATAAGCTCGACGGGCTCGCGGAACTCGTCTGCAGCAACTCGCTCAAGTCCGTCTCGCTGGAGAACTCCTCGGGGCTCTTGAAGGAAGAGATGCGGCGGCTCGGCTCTATCGTCGTGGAGGCGGCCGAGGCAACGAGCGTACCTGCCGGCAAGGCCCTTGCCGTGGACAGGGAAGCCTTCTCAGCCTACATAACTAAGGCCCTCACCGACGCCGGAGTGGAGCTCCGGAGGGAGGAGGTGACGGCCCTCCCGCCTTCAAGGCCCCTTGTGATAGCCACGGGCCCCCTTACCTCGGACGGACTCGCTGCGGAGCTAAAAGGTTTTCTCGGGTCGGGCAACCTCTACTTCTACGACGCCATAGCCCCGATAATCTATAAGGATTCGATAAACTTCGATGTCGCGTTCATGGGCTCTCGCTACGGCAAGGGAGGGGACGACTACGTAAACTGCCCCATGACCGGGGAGGAGTACCATAGTTTCGTGGAAGAGCTTACCGGCGCGGAGAGGGTGGCGCTCCGGGCGTTCGAGAAGATACCGTTTTTCGAAGGCTGCATGCCGGTTGAGACCATGGCCGATAGGGGTCTGAAAACTCTTTCGTTCGGCCCGATGAAGCCCGTGGGTTTTACCGACCCCCGGACCGGCCGCAGGCCTGCGGCCATAGTGCAACTGAGGAGGGAGAACAGCGCCGACAGCCTTTATAATATGGTGGGTTTTCAGACCAGGCTCACCCACCCGGAGCAGAAGAGGGTCTTTAGCCTTATTCCGGGGCTAGAGCGTGCGAGCTTCGCGCGGCTCGGCAGCATCCACAGGAACTCCTATATCGACTCACCGAACCTTCTCCTGCCGACCCTGCAGCTGAAGGGGGAGCCTTCGGTGTTCTTCGCCGGCCAGCTTACTGGGGTTGAGGGCTACTGCGAGTCGGCGGTGAGCGGTATAATCGCCGGGATAAACGCCTGGAAACTTTCCTCCGGCAGGGAGCCGGTCTTCCCGCCGCCCGTGACCATGACCGGGGCGCTCCTCAGGTATATTACGGAGCCTGTTGCCGGGAAGGGTGCCTTCCAGCCCATGAACGCCAACTTCGGCCTCCTGAGCCGCTGGGGGAGGGGGGAGGGGGGGAAGGGGGGGGAAGAAAGGAAAAAGGGGAAAGAAAGGGAGAAAGGGAAAAATGGAAAAGAAAGGAAAAGAAAGGCGAAGGAAGAAGCGGTCGAGCGCGCCCTTTCGGGGCTTTCCGCCTGGATGGACGACGCTGGGAATTGTAAATAA
- a CDS encoding DUF6798 domain-containing protein, which produces MVNHPSTEKKAWKNLPLPAVSALTLFSLVAYPGYTLFVNDHNFYIPAIYRRLNPILFPNEHVLSFDLLANTIFDELIILLMGLLNTDIFSALFLLSAAVRFIYFYSIYKIAFYFTGDKKFSIFSILLFMSGIDINGTATPTMNPYLTPGVMGLSLNLLFLSLFFNNKKTLSTVPLGIGMLVHVLSSLPFIIFLYMDILSRSYKKRALDRQCLLLASVPVLFLAFLVLNSDLSALGPFEFIDPEWEGIIRERDPYIFVTSWPPLAFTLLFSSATIFMISRLELGGLTENTVKKRYCTALFLIPLFLLVFSFISVDILKMHLFAELRPARGLLLWKIFAALLFFHYAYEHAKKKPGDILYNFSLAGTLLPMALPLYYPATGHIDLTEAVSLPFFHTFLFLWVKRKYRLFASSEHEVLKRNHLPILIFCTSLAISMPLLLKYGEASILFPELAVTICLALLLALTIARRKEFLTEDGPGLSFYALLLVGMAISIPRFSIYPSYFNNAPLIEACAWIKENTAENAVFLTSPLSPLNTPLRLTCNRPVLITYKDGGHVVYSKDYAVEWKKRIGLTIGIHPKLEKKEDIRPEVSLIEKEYDVNYLLSGYELNSGYPLLFDNGKYYIYRLD; this is translated from the coding sequence ATGGTCAACCATCCGTCCACCGAGAAAAAAGCCTGGAAAAATCTGCCGTTACCCGCAGTATCCGCCCTGACTTTGTTTTCCCTTGTGGCATATCCCGGATATACGCTATTCGTTAATGACCACAACTTCTACATCCCCGCGATATACCGCCGGTTGAACCCGATACTGTTCCCGAACGAGCACGTACTGAGTTTCGACCTGCTCGCTAATACGATCTTTGACGAGCTTATAATCCTTCTCATGGGCCTGCTGAACACCGACATCTTTTCGGCCCTCTTTCTGCTCTCGGCGGCTGTCAGGTTCATCTACTTCTACTCAATATACAAAATAGCATTTTACTTCACCGGCGACAAAAAGTTCAGCATCTTTTCGATATTGCTATTCATGAGTGGTATCGACATCAACGGGACTGCCACACCTACCATGAACCCCTACCTCACCCCGGGTGTCATGGGCCTGTCTCTCAACCTGTTATTCCTGAGCTTGTTTTTCAACAACAAAAAAACCCTGTCGACCGTCCCCCTCGGCATCGGAATGCTGGTACACGTCCTGAGTTCCCTGCCGTTCATCATTTTCCTCTACATGGACATCCTCTCACGCTCTTATAAAAAGAGGGCCCTTGACAGGCAGTGTCTGCTCCTTGCATCGGTGCCCGTTCTCTTCCTGGCCTTCCTGGTACTCAATTCCGATCTATCGGCACTCGGGCCTTTCGAGTTTATCGACCCCGAGTGGGAAGGTATTATACGTGAGAGAGACCCCTATATCTTCGTTACCTCCTGGCCCCCGCTTGCTTTTACGCTGTTGTTTTCCAGCGCCACTATTTTCATGATAAGCCGTCTGGAACTTGGGGGGCTTACTGAAAACACCGTCAAGAAAAGATACTGTACGGCACTATTCCTCATTCCCCTGTTTCTGTTGGTATTTTCCTTCATAAGCGTCGATATCCTCAAGATGCACCTTTTTGCTGAGTTACGCCCTGCCAGGGGGTTGCTCTTATGGAAAATATTCGCCGCATTGCTATTCTTCCACTATGCATATGAACACGCAAAAAAGAAACCCGGAGATATCCTCTACAACTTCTCTCTGGCAGGAACGTTACTACCCATGGCATTACCACTCTATTATCCCGCCACAGGACATATAGACCTCACAGAGGCAGTCTCGCTGCCTTTTTTCCATACGTTCCTTTTCTTGTGGGTAAAAAGGAAGTACCGCCTGTTCGCATCGAGCGAGCACGAAGTTCTCAAGAGGAACCATCTCCCTATACTCATCTTCTGTACCTCGCTTGCGATATCAATGCCGCTTCTCTTAAAGTACGGGGAGGCGTCCATACTCTTTCCCGAACTGGCCGTAACGATTTGCCTGGCGTTGCTGCTCGCTTTAACGATCGCGCGGAGAAAGGAGTTCCTTACGGAAGACGGCCCGGGTCTGAGTTTTTACGCCTTGTTGCTCGTCGGCATGGCAATATCCATCCCGCGGTTCAGCATATACCCCTCATACTTTAATAACGCGCCCCTCATCGAAGCCTGCGCCTGGATAAAGGAAAATACCGCTGAAAACGCCGTTTTTCTAACCTCCCCGTTGAGCCCCCTGAACACCCCTTTAAGGTTGACCTGCAACAGACCCGTACTTATCACCTATAAGGACGGAGGTCACGTGGTGTACAGCAAAGATTATGCGGTCGAATGGAAAAAAAGGATCGGGCTCACCATCGGAATCCATCCGAAGTTAGAAAAAAAAGAGGACATACGCCCCGAGGTATCGCTAATAGAGAAAGAGTATGATGTGAATTACCTCCTTTCCGGCTACGAACTTAACTCCGGTTACCCACTCCTGTTCGATAACGGCAAGTACTATATCTACAGGCTCGACTGA
- a CDS encoding HD-GYP domain-containing protein: MISDDKEQILKSLNAALHSKKLYPPGHPSVAAPVKKCAQTIADHMKDKSKLSICLVDEALVLNDVPVADAKKTYEDLIEHLKARGVEAVIFDKGVVEKELSALFDLLSSEDAPPGPELQGELEKKGVTHITVQSLERTPIEVYNDAVKTVKDVMGEIRMGRIPKSEEVKGIADEMSDKILSDPNAMVGLSMIKNYDDYLYNHSVNVSIISMAIGKFMGLDKEDMHKLGVGSLLHDVGKTGVSEDIIRKPGGLSSDEWEKVKEHPVLGNKISKEMEGIPEETSRIIYEHHIRYDRSGYPTTETGTSIHPLSLIVSVADAYDALTTLRVYQKPYQPVEAVRMIKGLAGKHFDPDVVSSFEQMMGLYPVGTMVRLSTNEIGVVTKVEPEKHDTPMIKVIFDPEGKKIDSPFEVDLSEKKDPPLVITAPVDPLYMNVDMGEFFEQEASK; this comes from the coding sequence ATGATCTCCGACGACAAAGAGCAGATACTCAAGAGCCTGAACGCGGCGCTGCACAGCAAGAAGCTCTATCCCCCGGGACACCCCTCGGTGGCCGCGCCCGTCAAGAAGTGCGCCCAGACCATCGCCGACCACATGAAGGACAAGAGCAAGCTCTCGATATGCCTCGTGGACGAAGCGCTCGTACTGAACGACGTGCCCGTAGCCGACGCGAAGAAGACCTACGAGGACCTGATCGAGCACCTGAAGGCCAGGGGCGTTGAGGCCGTTATCTTCGACAAGGGTGTCGTCGAAAAAGAGCTCTCTGCCCTCTTCGACCTGCTGAGTTCGGAAGACGCCCCGCCGGGACCGGAACTGCAGGGAGAACTAGAGAAAAAAGGCGTCACCCACATAACCGTGCAGTCGCTGGAGCGGACCCCCATAGAGGTCTATAACGACGCGGTGAAGACCGTCAAGGACGTAATGGGCGAGATACGGATGGGCAGGATACCCAAGTCCGAGGAGGTCAAGGGCATCGCCGATGAGATGTCGGATAAGATCCTTAGCGACCCGAACGCAATGGTCGGGCTCAGCATGATAAAGAACTACGACGACTACCTCTACAACCACTCGGTGAACGTAAGCATCATCTCCATGGCTATCGGAAAGTTCATGGGGCTCGACAAAGAGGACATGCACAAGCTGGGCGTAGGGTCGCTCCTGCACGACGTCGGCAAGACCGGGGTTTCCGAGGATATCATAAGAAAGCCCGGGGGGCTCAGCTCGGACGAATGGGAGAAGGTCAAGGAGCACCCCGTGCTCGGCAACAAGATAAGCAAGGAGATGGAGGGCATCCCCGAGGAGACCAGCCGCATAATATACGAGCATCACATACGTTATGACCGCTCCGGCTACCCCACCACCGAAACCGGCACGAGCATCCATCCCCTGAGCCTCATCGTAAGCGTGGCGGACGCCTACGACGCTCTCACCACACTCAGGGTATACCAGAAACCCTACCAGCCGGTCGAGGCCGTAAGGATGATAAAGGGGCTCGCCGGGAAACACTTCGACCCGGACGTGGTAAGCTCCTTCGAGCAGATGATGGGGCTCTACCCGGTAGGCACCATGGTCAGGCTCTCGACGAACGAGATAGGCGTGGTGACGAAGGTGGAGCCGGAGAAGCACGACACCCCGATGATAAAAGTAATCTTCGACCCCGAGGGCAAAAAGATAGACAGCCCCTTCGAGGTGGACCTTTCCGAGAAGAAGGACCCCCCTCTTGTCATAACGGCGCCCGTCGACCCGCTGTACATGAACGTGGATATGGGCGAGTTCTTCGAGCAGGAGGCAAGCAAGTAG
- a CDS encoding ABC transporter permease: MFSYRAVYVIVLREFKRFFRQRGRLLTTLARPLLWLLILGPGFAQIVQTRPGVDYIQFILPGIVGMTILFSSIFSTMSVVWDREFGFMREMLVSPVSRVTIVLGKLMGGTTLSVFQGTALLAVAPFLGIRFGVGDFVVMVLLIFMVSLAITSMGLLIAAHLSSLEGFNVIMNFIVLPMFFLSGALYPVDALPWGLRYLSMINPLSYGIDSFKHVLLPPDTMLGAEFSLPLDIFVVSTFSVIMTLLAARAFERRD; the protein is encoded by the coding sequence ATGTTTTCATACAGGGCCGTATACGTTATAGTCTTGCGCGAGTTCAAGCGGTTCTTCCGCCAGAGGGGGAGGCTCCTTACCACGCTGGCAAGACCGCTCCTCTGGCTCCTCATACTCGGCCCGGGCTTCGCGCAGATAGTCCAGACGCGGCCCGGCGTGGACTACATACAGTTCATCCTGCCCGGGATAGTGGGCATGACCATACTCTTCAGTTCCATATTCTCCACCATGTCGGTCGTCTGGGACCGGGAATTCGGTTTCATGCGCGAGATGCTGGTCTCTCCGGTCTCGCGTGTCACCATAGTCCTGGGCAAACTCATGGGGGGCACGACGCTCTCGGTCTTCCAGGGCACGGCACTTCTCGCCGTAGCGCCCTTTCTGGGCATAAGGTTCGGCGTCGGCGACTTCGTTGTGATGGTGCTCTTGATATTCATGGTGTCGCTGGCCATAACCTCCATGGGGCTCCTCATAGCCGCGCACCTCTCTTCCCTCGAGGGCTTTAACGTCATAATGAACTTCATAGTGCTGCCGATGTTCTTCCTGAGCGGCGCGCTCTACCCGGTAGACGCGCTTCCGTGGGGGCTCCGCTATCTGAGCATGATAAACCCGCTCTCCTACGGGATAGACTCCTTCAAGCACGTGCTCCTTCCCCCGGACACCATGCTCGGAGCGGAATTCAGCCTGCCACTCGACATCTTTGTCGTTTCCACCTTCTCCGTCATCATGACGCTCCTTGCGGCGCGTGCTTTCGAGAGGAGGGATTAG
- a CDS encoding HEAT repeat domain-containing protein — MPVDHKNILVELNKAVKTLNFYPKGHPNLDAILGDCLSLFKQATEEVGEIKWKVDQKGFYANDKPITSASEPVAAFAKQFFLRRISVLSFTPEITLDDLNVFISVINADAGDVIAEGGAEKIFAKKKVRGILLNETRYEDLLKMAEEAEEEEELGAEVEETEEPRPVEGQPEEEPLGELLERLKAETDALKYNDLASRLSERAGSLLSAGRFNEAYPVIKQFFVDSQVASGQPDEIRGKAHECFFQLTGPELIRHLIQKMGTVEAAECAAVQGILVGIGEDAVDPLLGTLIETHDFQTRRPIHDTLVQLGESIRGRVEAKLGSGDWITIRFMAALLGEIGSVQSMGALEEAYGHEDIRVRKEVLKAIGMISSTRSLEILFDALREGEHALQGQAIISLAMRKESSAVDEIGEIATMKDPLSENVDIRKEAIKALGIIGDDKSVEHLSSLVLNRGWFGKKTPDDLLQLVVTSLGRIGTPEAIDAIKKFSGSAKGALYNTCKRILEGREEK; from the coding sequence ATGCCCGTAGACCATAAGAACATATTAGTTGAACTGAATAAGGCTGTCAAGACACTTAACTTCTACCCCAAGGGACATCCCAACCTGGATGCCATCCTCGGCGACTGCCTCTCGCTTTTCAAACAGGCCACCGAGGAGGTGGGGGAGATAAAGTGGAAGGTGGACCAGAAAGGTTTTTACGCGAACGACAAGCCCATAACCTCGGCCAGCGAACCCGTGGCGGCCTTTGCCAAGCAGTTCTTCCTGAGACGCATAAGCGTCCTCTCTTTCACCCCGGAGATAACGCTCGACGACCTGAATGTCTTTATATCCGTCATTAACGCCGACGCCGGAGATGTCATCGCCGAAGGCGGGGCCGAAAAGATCTTCGCGAAGAAAAAGGTGCGGGGCATACTACTGAACGAGACGCGCTACGAAGACCTCCTCAAGATGGCGGAAGAAGCGGAGGAGGAAGAGGAGCTCGGGGCCGAGGTCGAAGAGACCGAAGAGCCCCGGCCCGTGGAGGGGCAGCCCGAGGAAGAACCTCTCGGCGAACTCCTCGAACGCCTCAAAGCCGAGACGGACGCGCTCAAGTATAACGACCTGGCCTCACGCCTCAGCGAGAGGGCCGGCTCTCTCCTCTCCGCCGGGCGGTTCAACGAAGCGTACCCCGTCATAAAACAGTTCTTCGTGGATTCCCAGGTGGCCTCCGGCCAACCAGACGAAATAAGGGGCAAGGCCCATGAGTGCTTCTTCCAGCTCACCGGCCCGGAGTTAATACGGCACCTCATTCAGAAGATGGGGACGGTGGAGGCGGCGGAGTGCGCCGCGGTCCAGGGCATACTCGTCGGTATCGGAGAAGATGCGGTAGACCCGCTGCTCGGTACGCTCATCGAGACACACGACTTCCAGACCAGGCGCCCCATACACGATACGCTGGTACAACTCGGCGAGAGCATCCGCGGGAGGGTAGAGGCCAAGCTCGGCAGCGGGGACTGGATTACCATCAGGTTCATGGCGGCGCTACTCGGCGAGATAGGCTCGGTCCAGTCCATGGGCGCGCTCGAGGAGGCGTACGGACACGAGGACATCCGGGTAAGGAAGGAAGTGCTGAAGGCTATCGGGATGATATCTTCGACCCGGAGCCTGGAGATACTCTTTGACGCGCTAAGGGAAGGAGAGCACGCGCTGCAGGGGCAGGCCATAATATCGCTCGCCATGCGCAAGGAGAGTTCCGCGGTGGACGAGATAGGCGAGATAGCCACCATGAAAGACCCACTTTCGGAAAATGTAGACATCCGGAAGGAGGCCATAAAAGCGCTCGGCATCATCGGGGACGATAAGTCCGTAGAACACCTGTCCTCTCTCGTTTTAAACAGGGGATGGTTCGGCAAGAAGACGCCCGACGACCTCCTCCAACTCGTGGTCACCTCGCTTGGCAGGATAGGCACGCCGGAGGCGATTGACGCCATAAAGAAGTTTTCGGGAAGCGCCAAGGGGGCGCTGTACAACACCTGTAAAAGGATACTCGAAGGGAGAGAGGAGAAATGA
- the rsmI gene encoding 16S rRNA (cytidine(1402)-2'-O)-methyltransferase, translated as MGVLRVVATPIGNMEDITLRALRVLKESDLIAAEDTRRTRKLLSHYGISTPLTSYFEHNERAKAPRIVKKLKEGSDVALVSDAGTPGISDPGYRLVRLALEEGVRVEAVPGPSALTAVLSVAGLPIDEFTFKGFVPSAAGRRKKFLLGLRGTGSTVVLYESARRLKATLAEIGSVLGDVEVVVAREMTKLHEELVRGRAEEVAGLMKGRTLKGEVTLVVRTEKVEIEAEDAAGEIRKLLDEGFTLKDAVKAVTAGSGLPKSVVYKEALGVKKGG; from the coding sequence GTGGGAGTCCTCCGTGTCGTGGCCACCCCCATAGGGAACATGGAAGATATTACCCTCCGGGCCTTGAGGGTCCTGAAGGAGTCTGATCTCATAGCCGCCGAGGATACGAGAAGGACGAGAAAACTCCTCAGCCACTACGGCATATCCACTCCCCTTACCAGTTACTTCGAGCATAACGAGAGGGCGAAGGCCCCGAGGATAGTAAAGAAGCTCAAGGAGGGAAGCGACGTGGCGCTCGTCTCCGACGCCGGCACCCCGGGTATATCCGATCCGGGTTACAGGCTGGTGAGGCTGGCGCTGGAGGAGGGCGTACGCGTGGAGGCCGTGCCCGGTCCTTCGGCCCTTACCGCCGTCTTGAGCGTGGCCGGGCTTCCCATCGACGAGTTCACCTTCAAGGGGTTCGTACCGTCCGCGGCCGGGCGGCGGAAGAAGTTCCTGCTCGGACTCAGGGGGACCGGCTCAACCGTCGTCCTCTACGAGTCGGCCCGAAGGCTCAAGGCCACGCTCGCCGAGATAGGGAGCGTGCTCGGAGACGTAGAGGTGGTCGTGGCTCGCGAGATGACCAAGCTCCATGAGGAACTCGTAAGGGGCAGGGCGGAGGAGGTGGCGGGGCTCATGAAGGGGCGGACGCTTAAAGGAGAGGTAACGCTCGTAGTGAGGACGGAAAAGGTCGAGATTGAAGCGGAGGACGCGGCTGGCGAGATAAGGAAGCTGCTCGACGAGGGCTTTACCTTGAAGGACGCGGTAAAGGCGGTTACGGCCGGATCCGGCCTTCCGAAAAGTGTCGTCTATAAAGAGGCGCTCGGGGTAAAGAAGGGCGGTTAA